In Chitinophaga varians, the following are encoded in one genomic region:
- a CDS encoding substrate-binding domain-containing protein, producing MLPACQEKQEKTFVIGISQLGNADAWRWEMKEEIDRELVFNPDLKIIYKEAGYNSAEQVRQIRELAARKIDLLIVSPNEAAPLTPVIDSLYQHGIPVVLVDRNISSDSYTSFIGADNIEVGKLAGQYAAGYLNRSGHIIEITGLPSSTPALQREKGFGDEIARYPNLSVTVISGDWLEGSVQQQLPHMVKELQNTRLIFAHNDVMAHTAANICRQLGFPNIKVIGVDAQPRTGLAFVENRSLLASVLYPTGGGEAIRAAAKTLHGKQAPKRDPLRTIIVDSTNVEMLQQQFNRVIAQQKDIVRQDGLLKEQARIFRSQKNLILILVGNLALLLMLAALLIYLRRKNIKAYKLLQSQNNEIRSQSEQISAMAQQVQEASEQKSNFFTNISHELKTPLTLILAPTEECLQNPKTPAHIRSQFTLIKKNASRLSLLVNQLMDFRKLELNKTRLKIQEVDMLPFISDILDAFKGLAKQHHIDCRLITREAVVKLWIDPGKIEKVFFNILSNAFKFTEDTGHIYVMVEKDDIANQVSIKVVDSGFGLNPQDKAHIFDFFYYGDVHNQNGSGIGLALSKEFVELHHGTIVAESEKNKGTAFTITLPLGHSHYREEEIVPVKDWGYNSEMDTWITDYNIDPSSSDIQSLQPVSDPSSRNTILIVEDNDDLRTFLANRLGTQYSVVTAKNGSEGVRITFEEMPDLVISDIMMPQTDGLQMAQILKTDIRTAHIPIILLTAKTTDEQKVAGLKTNVDAYITKPFNNEVLEVTVHNLLENRQRLKAHVTTDIPREALPQANKGEKAFLSNFNAIVEKNISNENFSIQDLCDQIGMSKIQLYRKAKPLLDVSITEYILLRRVQKAKYLIQHEDLSFAEIAYETGFSTPSYFSTSFKKITGITPKAYKEKYGTKT from the coding sequence TTGCTTCCAGCCTGCCAGGAGAAGCAGGAGAAGACGTTTGTGATAGGTATATCCCAGTTGGGTAATGCTGATGCATGGCGCTGGGAAATGAAGGAAGAGATAGACCGGGAACTGGTATTTAACCCGGATCTGAAAATTATATACAAGGAGGCAGGATACAACAGCGCGGAACAGGTGCGGCAGATCCGGGAGTTGGCAGCCCGGAAGATTGACCTGTTAATCGTATCTCCCAATGAAGCGGCCCCGCTTACACCGGTTATTGACAGTTTGTATCAGCATGGAATCCCCGTTGTGTTGGTGGACAGGAACATTTCGTCGGACTCCTATACCTCTTTCATAGGCGCGGATAATATAGAAGTTGGCAAACTTGCCGGCCAGTACGCCGCAGGATATTTAAACAGATCCGGCCACATCATTGAAATTACAGGGCTGCCCTCGTCCACACCTGCATTGCAGCGGGAAAAAGGATTTGGCGATGAGATTGCCCGTTACCCGAACCTGAGCGTTACTGTTATCAGTGGCGACTGGCTGGAAGGCAGCGTGCAGCAACAATTGCCGCACATGGTGAAAGAGCTGCAAAACACCCGGCTTATTTTCGCGCATAACGATGTAATGGCCCATACCGCCGCTAACATTTGCCGGCAACTGGGATTTCCGAATATAAAAGTAATAGGCGTAGATGCGCAACCACGCACTGGCCTGGCTTTCGTCGAAAACAGATCGTTGCTGGCTTCCGTGCTGTATCCCACTGGCGGTGGGGAGGCCATCAGGGCCGCCGCAAAAACCCTTCACGGCAAGCAGGCTCCCAAACGTGATCCCCTGCGAACGATTATCGTAGACAGTACCAATGTGGAGATGCTGCAACAGCAGTTCAATCGCGTTATTGCGCAACAAAAAGATATTGTACGGCAAGATGGCCTGCTAAAGGAACAGGCGAGAATCTTCCGGAGTCAGAAAAACCTGATTCTTATTTTAGTCGGTAACCTCGCCCTGCTCTTAATGCTCGCGGCACTATTGATTTACCTGAGAAGAAAAAATATAAAAGCATATAAGCTGCTCCAGTCGCAGAATAATGAAATCCGCTCCCAGAGCGAACAAATCAGCGCAATGGCCCAACAGGTACAGGAGGCCAGCGAACAAAAGAGCAACTTCTTTACCAACATCTCACATGAATTAAAAACACCGCTCACGCTCATTCTTGCCCCTACGGAAGAATGCCTGCAAAATCCTAAAACGCCTGCTCATATCCGCTCGCAGTTTACCCTGATCAAAAAAAACGCTTCCCGCCTGTCGTTGTTGGTAAATCAATTGATGGATTTCCGCAAGCTGGAGTTGAACAAAACACGGTTGAAAATCCAAGAGGTAGACATGCTGCCTTTTATCAGCGATATTCTCGATGCATTCAAAGGATTGGCTAAACAACATCATATCGACTGCCGGCTCATTACCCGCGAAGCTGTGGTGAAGCTCTGGATTGATCCTGGAAAGATAGAGAAAGTATTCTTTAATATATTATCCAACGCTTTTAAATTCACGGAAGATACCGGCCACATCTATGTGATGGTAGAAAAAGACGACATCGCAAACCAAGTGAGCATAAAAGTGGTCGACTCCGGATTTGGACTGAATCCCCAGGACAAAGCGCATATCTTTGATTTCTTCTATTACGGCGACGTACACAATCAAAACGGCAGCGGCATTGGACTGGCCTTATCAAAGGAATTCGTAGAACTGCATCACGGTACCATTGTAGCTGAAAGTGAAAAAAACAAGGGAACGGCATTTACCATTACACTACCACTTGGCCATTCGCATTACCGCGAAGAAGAAATTGTACCGGTGAAGGACTGGGGTTATAACAGCGAAATGGACACGTGGATTACGGATTATAACATCGACCCCTCCTCTTCAGACATACAGTCTTTACAACCGGTATCAGACCCGTCGTCCCGCAATACCATCCTGATTGTAGAAGATAACGATGACCTGAGAACTTTCCTGGCCAATCGCCTCGGTACACAATATTCCGTTGTTACCGCTAAAAACGGATCAGAAGGCGTTCGTATCACCTTTGAAGAAATGCCGGACCTGGTTATATCTGATATTATGATGCCGCAGACAGACGGTCTGCAGATGGCACAAATACTGAAAACTGACATACGGACCGCCCATATTCCTATCATCCTGCTGACCGCCAAAACTACCGACGAGCAAAAAGTAGCAGGCTTAAAAACTAACGTAGACGCCTATATTACCAAGCCATTTAACAACGAAGTACTGGAAGTAACCGTCCATAACCTGCTGGAGAACCGGCAACGGCTGAAAGCGCATGTTACTACCGATATACCCAGGGAAGCCCTGCCACAAGCCAATAAAGGAGAGAAAGCCTTCCTTTCAAACTTCAATGCGATCGTCGAGAAAAATATTTCCAACGAGAATTTTTCCATCCAGGACTTGTGTGATCAGATAGGCATGTCTAAAATCCAGCTATACCGGAAAGCCAAACCATTGCTGGATGTAAGCATTACGGAATACATCCTGCTGCGGCGGGTACAGAAGGCGAAATATTTAATACAGCACGAGGACTTATCTTTCGCAGAAATAGCCTACGAAACAGGATTCTCTACGCCCTCCTATTTTTCAACATCCTTTAAGAAAATAACGGGAATAACACCCAAGGCGTATAAAGAAAAGTACGGAACAAAGACTTAA
- a CDS encoding GNAT family N-acetyltransferase: MKTIITLTGKHGVTLKAIAHTDLQELSVLANNPAIAANLRDSFPSPYSLKDAEIFFALIQQGKLDHVWGIYADDQIAGVISLTRQTDIYHHAAEISYWLGAPYHGKGITTEAVALVTACAFRELNIYRIYAGIFAYNDASKKVLLKNGYHLEAVKEKAIIKQGRLYDEHLMVKLNC, from the coding sequence ATGAAAACTATTATCACTCTCACCGGGAAACACGGCGTTACGCTGAAAGCCATTGCCCATACCGATCTGCAGGAGCTGTCTGTGCTGGCCAACAATCCTGCTATTGCGGCCAACCTGCGAGACAGCTTCCCTTCTCCCTACTCGCTGAAAGATGCAGAAATATTCTTTGCACTTATTCAGCAAGGTAAACTGGACCACGTATGGGGCATCTATGCAGATGATCAGATTGCGGGTGTTATCTCCCTTACCCGGCAAACAGACATCTATCATCATGCTGCTGAAATCAGCTACTGGCTGGGGGCGCCCTACCATGGCAAAGGCATCACCACGGAAGCGGTGGCGCTGGTGACGGCCTGCGCTTTCCGGGAACTGAACATTTACCGGATCTACGCAGGTATATTTGCGTATAATGATGCTTCCAAAAAAGTGCTGCTAAAAAACGGCTATCACCTGGAAGCGGTGAAAGAAAAAGCGATTATCAAGCAGGGCCGCCTGTATGATGAACACCTGATGGTTAAACTGAATTGCTGA